The DNA segment CAGAATGTATTATAAGTAAATATAAAGGCACAGTTTAATAACTGAATTGGTATAAAGATAGTAGACGATAAAAGTCTACTATCTTTTATTTTTATTTAATGTTACACCAAAAACACTAGATAGGCATATAATATAGTAATGTTTCTTTAGGTGTAGGAGGTGTAAGGGTGGACGAAAATAATAATATTATAGATGTTGATGAAAATGAATTAGATGAACTAGAGTTAGATGAACTGGAATTAGAAGAAGAGATTGGGAAAAAACAAAATAATGTGGTAGCGAATGTAGTGGGAGAACTAGCTAGTATGGATGTAATTCTTCCATTGGTAGTGTATGCCGTATTAAATAAAGATGATATTATTGGCAAGAAAAATAAAAAAAGCTCAAAAAAAGATAAAAAGACGCAAGCTTACTTAGTAGAGAATATGAGCACAATAGTAGATAGGGGACAAAATATTGTAGGAATGATTGATTCAGTAAATAAATATATGGAAAGAAAACAACAGGAAGCAACGGCTTTGGGAATGGAAAAAGCATCTAATGACAAGGTGGAAATATTAGAAGTTGTAAGACCTTATGTGAAAGGAAAGGGAAGAAATAAAATAGATAGGGCTATAGCTGCTAATGAAAAAATTAAGAAGTTAAAGTCTAGAGAAGAAAAGGATATATTAAGTAATGTTCAAGATGTGACGGATATATTAGCCCTTGTGCAATCAGATACGGGAGATCAAGTTAATGAGGCCCTTAGAAAAGTAAGGGATATTATGGACATATTACGAAGATAGAATAAAAAGTTTCTGCTTATGTGGAAACTTTTTTGATTATGAGTAAATTTGTAGATTTTAGAAGGAATAATAAGTTACTAAAAAATATTAGTGGGTAGAAATACATAATAAAAGAACAAAAAGAAAAATATAAATATAAATCCTAAAAGAACCATTGACAGATGAAAATATTAGGAGTAAACTTAAGTTAAAGATACCCCCTCTGGAGGGGGAGGGAAAGGATGATGTTATATGAGTATATCTGTTTCTGAAAAAGCAGAAAAAATGATAAAAGAACAAAAAATAGAAGATAAATTCTTAAGAATTGATATGAGAGGGTTTGGCTGAGGTGGCCCTAGATTTGGATTGGCTCTGGATGAGTCAAAGAAAAGTGAAGATTATGAACAAGAGGTTAATGGTATTAAAATATTAGTGGAACAAGATTTATTAAATCAATTTGAAAGTTTCAATATAGACTATTCAAATAGTTGGATTGGTAAAGGTTTTGTTGTTAAAGCAGGAGTAAAAGGATCAAAGTGTTAAAAAACTAAAAATCATGTAACCTAACAATATAAAATACAGCAATCTGTAAAAACGTGTATGTTAACTAGACTATGAGTTTTTTACAGATTGCTTTTTCTTGTTTTTGTAGAATTTTTACAAAATAAAGATGTGTATTAAAACTAAGATATTAGATGTACTAAGGGGTAATAATAGAATATAAAATATTTCATTTAATTTATAAATACAACTTGAATTATCTGACAGAAGATGGTATTATATAAATACACCCCCTACTGGAGGGGGTGGGGTAGAAAATAAAATAGAAAATATGAATAGATTCATAAAATATGAATACATTCTTAAAAGGAGGGTAATTATGAAACACAAGAGTCATCAAAAATGGAGTTGGATAATAATAGTTACGTTCTTTATACTCTCTATAGTAAATATATGGTTTGGTTTATTTGGGTTTGTGTGTATGGGTATGCCCATATATCATGCATTAAGAGGTAGGGGAAAAATACATTGTTCTAAATATTGTCCGAGAGGATCATTTTTGGGAAAGTTTCTTCCTTATATATCATTAAATAAAACTTTGCCCAAATTTATGAGAACTAAAAAATTTAAAAACTTTGTACTAATACTAATGATTACTATGTTTTCAATATCACTATATCATTCACAACTGGTACCAATTAAAGTTGCAAAGGCAGTCTTTAGATTAATGTTTGCATCATTTGTAGTTGGAAATATAATGGGAGTAATATTTAAACCTAGAAGTTGGTGCCAAATTTGTCCTATGGGTCACGGTACATCTCTAATAAAGGAAGCAAAAGAAAAGAAAACTTCTAGCAATTAAAATTTCAAGAGATATTATTTATGAGCTAGAAAAATACTAAATACATTGGACCTGGTACATGAAAAAGATCCTATAAGACATATAAAGGATTCAAAAGATAATAAAGCTTTATCTTAAAAATATAATTATAAATTAGGAGGAATATAATATGAATAAAAATGTATTAGTTTACTCAAGTGATTCATGCATATATTGTAAGGAAGCCAAGGAATATCTAAATTCTAAAGGAGTAGATTTTGAAGAGAAAAACGTATCAAAAGATATGACAGCAAGAAAAGAATTAATGAAGATGGGTTTTATGAGTGTACCTATTATAAAAGTAGATGATGAGGTTATACAAGGGTTTAATAAGGAAAAATTAGAAGATCTATTAAAATAAGCTACGCATTTTGCGTAGCTTTTTTACTTTTATGTTATAGTTTTTGAAATGACTTAATTGTTAAAATATATTATAGAAAC comes from the Anaeromicrobium sediminis genome and includes:
- a CDS encoding iron-sulfur cluster biosynthesis family protein, with product MSISVSEKAEKMIKEQKIEDKFLRIDMRGFGUGGPRFGLALDESKKSEDYEQEVNGIKILVEQDLLNQFESFNIDYSNSWIGKGFVVKAGVKGSKC
- a CDS encoding 4Fe-4S ferredoxin, which codes for MKHKSHQKWSWIIIVTFFILSIVNIWFGLFGFVCMGMPIYHALRGRGKIHCSKYCPRGSFLGKFLPYISLNKTLPKFMRTKKFKNFVLILMITMFSISLYHSQLVPIKVAKAVFRLMFASFVVGNIMGVIFKPRSWCQICPMGHGTSLIKEAKEKKTSSN
- a CDS encoding glutaredoxin family protein, which translates into the protein MNKNVLVYSSDSCIYCKEAKEYLNSKGVDFEEKNVSKDMTARKELMKMGFMSVPIIKVDDEVIQGFNKEKLEDLLK